CCAGACACGTGCGGCCTCGGACATCAATACCGAAGCTGTCGAGGGCAGCTGCGAGTTTAAGCCCGCCACGGCTCACATAGGGGAGGTCTTCGCCCCTCACCTCGATCGGGGCATCCGCATCGACGAAGGAGCCGGCCTTCGTCACTCGCTGTCCCGAAGCATAGACAACTCCAGCCAACACGAGGCGTTGCGCTCGTTCTCGGCTGGGTGCCAGCCCGCGTTCGACGAGGAGCTTGTCGATGCGAACACGCATAAGGAGCCGCTAGGCCACGCTAGCTCGGGCGACAATGAGTTGCGCGATTTGCCGTAGCGGTTCCGCTTCGTCTCCGAAAGAGTCCAACTCTTCCAACGCCTGGCTCAGAAGTTCGCGCACACGCTGTTTCGAGGCGGGTAGCCCGAGCACAGCCGGGAACGTGGCTTTGTGTTGCCGCCGATCCCCGCCGCCAATTTTTCCTGTGACCTGAAGAGAGCCTTCCTCGTCCAGGATGTCGTCGGCAATCTGAAAAGCGAGGCCGAGGAACTCCGCGTAGCGCGACAGTTGTCGCAATTGCCCTGGGCGGGCGCCGCCGAGGATTGCGCCGGCGCGAACAGAGACGCGGATGAGTTCGCCGGTTTTGCGGACGTGAATGTATTCCACGAGCGGCAAATCGGCTTGCCGATCCTGGGCTGCGATGTCAGCGGCTTGGCCTCCAACCAACCCGCGGGGCCCGGCGGCCATGGCAACTTCGGTAAGAACTTGCAATGCACGTCTTTGCCGAACCCCTGCGCTGAGCGCGGCCTCACCCATGATGCGGAACGCTTCCGTGAGCAGGGCATCGCCGGCCAGAATGGCGAGCGCCTCGCCGAATACGATGTGATTTGTTGGTCGCCCCCGGCGAAGTTCGTCGTTGTCCATGGCGGGCAAATCGTCATGGATGAGCGAGTACGTATGAATCATCTCAATGGCGCAGGCAAACGGGAGCACGGTTTCACTGTTGCCGCCAACCGCCTCGCAGGCGGCCAAAGATAAGATGGGCCGCACCCGCTTGCCACCCCCCAGGAGGCTATAGCGCATCGCCTCGACGAGCCGATCCGGCACACTGGTTGCGGGCAGATATCGGTCGAGGGCACGATCGATGAGTCGCCGCTTTTTCTCGAGGTACTGATCGAGCCGCAAGCGTTTACTCCTTCAAGTCACTGTTCAGCGGGGTGAGATTTAGCTCGCCACTGTCTGTGCGCGTGAGCACTTCGATCCGTGCCTCGACCTCCGTTAGGCGCTCGTTGAGTGCTTTGACTAAGCGGATTCCTTCTTCAAAGGCAGCTAAGGCATCCTCCAAGGACATGTCGCCTCGCTCGAGTCGGCGCACAATGTCCTCGAGCGCGTGCATCGTAGCCTCGAATGATTGGAGTGTTTGATCACTCATGAGAACTCGTTTCCCATTAACCTTCAGTTTCGCGCACCAGCGCGTGTGTCCGACCGCGAGCAAATTGAATTTGCACGGCATCTCCCGCGGTTAAACTGGCAGCATCGCGCACGATTGTGCCTGCGGGCAACTTCTTCACGATAGCGTATCCCCGGTTCAGAACTCCCAGCGGACTGAGAGCACTGAGTCGGTCAGCCAGAGCGCGAAGCCGCTGGCGCTCTCGTTCGGTTCTCCGCGTGATTGCGAGTTCCGCACGCTCAGCCAGCTCGTCCAGGCGCAGGCGCAAATTTTCCACCGTGTGGCGAGGGTCGCGCAGGCGATGAGCCAACTGATCGAGCCGTTGCCGGTATAGTTGCAACACACGGGAAAAAGCCGATACGAGCAATCGGCGTTGGTGTTCGATCCGGTTTGCTAGTTCCTTCAGTTCAGGAACCACGAGCGTTGCCGCTGCTGTAGGGGTCGGGGCCCGCACATCTGCAGCCAGATCCGCAATCGTGATGTCGATCTCGTGCCCGACGGCAGACACCACGGGTACGCGGCAGGCCGCAATGGCTCGCGCGACGACCTCGTCATTGAATGCCCAAAGGTCCTCCTTGGAACCACCGCCGCGCCCGACGATGATGACGTCCACCGCGGGGACCTCTTGCAAATCGCGTAAGGCTGCGACGATTTCCGTCGGAGCTTCCTTGCCTTGAACACGCACCGGGCGGATGATGACCCGCACGTGGGGAAACCGGCGATGGAGCACCGTGAGGATATCGCGAATCGCGGCGCCGGTCAGTGCGGTCACGATGCCGATGCAGCGCGGGAGAGGCGGTAGCGGGCGTTTGCGCTGTGGATCGAACAGGCCCTCCGCATGGAGCCGCTGCTTGAGCTGCTCGAGAGCAAGTTGCACGCTGCCGATGCCCACCGGTTCCATGAATTCTACGTAAAGCTGCAAGTGACCGCGGGGTTCGTAGAGGCTCACGTGCCCGCGTACGAGCACCTTAAGGCCGTCCTCCGGTTTAAACGCGAGTCCTCGATTGGCTCCCTTGAACATAACGGCGGCGATTTGGGCGCCCTCGTCCTTGATAACGAAGTAGAAGTGGCCGGAAGAGGGCACCTTGAAATTCGAGATCTCCCCGACCACCCACACCGTATCAATGTGTGTTTCCAAAGTTTCACGGATGAGTTGCGTGAGCTCGCTGACGCTGAGAAACGGGGTAGAACCGGCCCGCGGGGCCTCGGCGAACGTCATTGGGCGCTTCGTATCAAAATTGCCTCTCGAACGACAGACCACGCTGCACGAGCGAGATCGCGTCGACCAATTCGATCCCGGTCCCCGTCAACTGTCCGAATTCGGTGCGGAGCGCGGTTAAACAAGCCGAGCTGGCCGGAAGGACTTCGATGAGTTCGCCGAGGGATTGAGCCCGGGCCACCGCACTGGCGATGCGCGCTCGGCACCAGTTGGGGTCACTCCCGAGCTCGTTCTCCCGTGACCAGGAGAAGCGAAAGCAGCCTCTACCAGCCATGAAAAAAGCGGCGCACGGGTCGTCAGAGCTCGGCGTCAAGTCCCCCCACAACACGACGTAAGAGCTCGGGAGTGTTTCGACCCAGCGTTTTACTGCACCCAGGAACTGCTCGGCATGCGGAGGCGCGAAGAGCAAGACTCCCGACGCATGGGGAAACTGTTGTGCGAGCCTGGCGAAGTAATGTTCGAGGCTGGCCGCTCGAGCGCTGCGCGCCGAAACGGCTAGCGCCTCCTGCAGATCCGCTTGTGCGGTTCGGTCGCTGTGCTCCACGGCACCTGATTCGGTTTCCAACTCGACTTCGACCAGAGTAGGAACCTCCGCAAGCCGAAGCTGCTCGCTAACAATGTCCCCGAATGCTGCGGGCGGCCTCACGGCATAGGTGAGTCGCACGCCCAGAGCAAGAAACTGGCGCGCAAGATGCACATCGTCGCCTAGGTGAGCGAGTACGATGGCGAGCCGCGGTGGTCGGTCGATCCAACGGAATCGGAAGGTATGGGTTCGCAAGCCTCCGATGCCAAGCCAAACCTCCAGACTGTGAGGTCGGTCTTCGATATGAAGGGTCAAGTCTGGAAAGTCGCGTTGGAGCTCTTCAAAGGGGCGCAGGAGGGGGGCAATGTTGGTCGTGCGAGGCAGAGAAAATTCGTAAAGGCGATGGACCCATTGGCGACTGCCCTCACCAAAGTTCTCTTCGGTTGGAGTTGGGAGCACGAGAGGGAAGGGCATCTCGTTCAGCCTTAGCGTTACACGGGCAATTGCCCCCAACATCGCAGTCTGGTCGGGGGCCGGTGTTGAAGATGCAATTGTTGGAGCCTTTTGCCGCTGGCCGGTACGGGTGTTCGAACGATCCGGAACTGTGAGATCGGCGTACACAATGAGCCCGAAGGCGAGCATCAGGATCCAACGGAATGGCGCAAGGACGTCAACCAGTCGCCTCGAGGTGTGCACAGGGCGGTTTTAACGTGGCAGGCAAACGCAGCAAGAAGAGGCGCGAGTGTGATTATGGCGTGCGTCCGGCCACTACCGTTTTGAACACGTTCCAGCTTTTGAGCAATTCGAGCGCGCGATCCAACTGTGGGTCACGGCCTAACTCGCCTTCGCGGACCTGCAAGGCTTCCGGAACCTCCTGTGGTTCCTCCGTTTCTTCTTCGTTGGGTGGAGACTCTTCTCGATCGTGCGGGGAACGGAGGTGCCGTGGTAAGTTCTCCTCCCGAATCCGGGGCAGCGACGGTCCGCCAGCAGCGGCGAGGGTCGTCGGATTGTCGAGGACAATGTCCGGCGTGATTCCGGTCGCTTGGATCGATCTTCCGTTTGGCGTGTAGTACCGTGCGGTGGTGAGGCGGATGGCCGAGTTTTCCTCGAGCGGCAGGATCGTTTGTACGGAGCCTTTGCCAAAGGTTTGTGTCCCCAAGATCAAGGCGCGGCGATGATCTTGTAGGGCTCCGGCAACAATTTCCGAGGCGCTGGCACTGCCGCTGTTGACCAACACAATCATCGGAAAATCCGTGCGCGATCCCTGCTTATGGGCAAAGTATTTCTGCTTTTGCGATTCCAAACGGCCATCGGTGTAGACCACGAGGCCAGAGTCGATGAATTCGTCGGCCACTTTGATTGCCTGAGTGAGTAAGCCTCCGGGGTTGTTGCGGAGGTCCAGGATCAGGCCTGAAAGCGGCCCGCCGTTATCCTGTTCGAGTTTCGCGAGTGCCTTTTGCAAGTCATCGTCGGTCCGCTCTTGAAACTGCGTGATCCGCACGTATGCGTACCCTTTCTCGAGGAGGCGGGACTTCACGCTTTGAATTTTGATGACTTCGCGGGTCAGCGTGAGTTCGATTGGTTTCACCACTCCCTCGCGCCGCAAAGTGAGGCGCACCTTAGTCCCGGGCGCGCCACGCATGCGCCGCACGGCCTCGGTTAGCGGCATGTCCTTGGTGAACTCTTCGTCGATTTTGATGATTTGATCGCCCGGTTTGATTCCGGCCCGGTAGGCGGGGGTATCTTCGATGGGGGAGACAACCGTCAGGACGTTGTTACGGATCGTAATCTCGATCCCAAGGCCACCGAACGTGCCGCGCGTATCGACTTGGAGCTCCTTGTAGGATTCGGGCGGGAGGTAAGCGCTGTGTGGGTCTAAGGCGGTTAGCATTCCGGTAATTGCGCCTTCGATTAATTGTTTGGTGGTGACGGGATCGACGTAATTACGCTGTACCAAGGTGAGGACGTTGGTGAACACCTCGATACTGTCGTAGGCGTCCTTGGCGACGGCGGACACGCGGCTCGCGCTGTAAGACAACAAGTAAATTGTGCCTCCGAGGACGATAGCCCAGACGATTTTTGTCAACCAACCAGTGTGTTGTTTCATGTAAGCGAGCGCCCTTTCTCCGAGAACGGATAGCAGCTGACTTATAACCGAAGGTGTTGCTGCACACAATTTGTCTTCCAGGAGTTGGACCATCCAGATGCATGCAGCGCTAGTATGTGCTGAGCCGTTAATCGGTTTGCTCGAGCGCGTGGCTTCTTCGCTGGTCTTCGCCTCTCATTGGGCTGCGAGAAAAAACCGTTTGGCCACGTGGTTGAACGCGCTAAACTGCAACGCTGCCATGACGCAACATTCGAGGTTGTTTCAACGAAATCTCACGGAGTTCTTTCGCGAATTGCTGCAGCGTGCGATGGAGGCGCAAGCAGTAAGGTCGAGCGAGGACGTTGAATTCTACCTCGTGACGCTGCTTGAGCACTTCGCCCATCCCCGTCGCCGCTTTGATGATCGGCCTCTAGCTCTTGATTACTTGGAGTCTTTCCACGCACCATTACCGCATCGTTACGGGAAGCTGAAACACGTGGGCGACACGGCCCTGTTTATGGCCGGGCTATTCCTCGAGGCACTGCACCGGAAAATTGTCAGCTCTGACTACTACACTGAGTTAGGGCGCACGGCGTATTCGCAACTCGCGCGTTTGGGTGGAGCAGCCGGCCCCCGCTCGCGGGATTTGTTTGCCGAACTTGCGGACCGCTTCCCCGAGCTCGTCCGTGTCCTAGCGGAAATTAGTTTTCGCGACTTGTTTCCAGGAGACGAGCACGCACTCAGAGCCTACACCCGGTGGTTGTACACCCGTAGCGAGCTCGATGCTCACTGGCTCATGAAGCAGGGGCTAATTCCGTACGCTCCCACGAAACGGACGACTCACTAGCTCGCGACCCGACCACCAGAGGTGCCTTTGCGTTACGGGCAACGAGAATGGTGAACAACGAGCGCCGACTTGTCTTGTAGAGCTCGATCACTTCTAGTGGCAGCCCGACCAGGACGTCGCGTAGGTCCAATGTATGCCACCCAAGTCGTAACGTTACTGGCTCCATGAGCCGATCGAGCGCTGCAAAGAAGCGGTTAGGACTCCGGAAGTGATTCACGATCGCCAGGGTACCCTGCGGCCGCAGAACTCGTAGAATTTCCGTCATCAGCTTGCGGGCATCCGGCACTACGCTTACGACATGAAAAGCGGTGACAAAGTCGAAAGAGTCGTCCTCGAACTTAAGATTCAGGGCGTCCATCTGGAGCAGCTTGATGTGGCGCCAGCCATGCCGCCGCAGCTTATCCTCCGCCTTGTCAAGCATATCTGCCGCTAGGTCGATCCCGACCACTTCGGCGTGCTCAGGATAGGCGTCGAGCGATAAGCCCGTTCCCACTCCGACTTCTAGCACGCGCGCTCCAGGAGGGATTTCCAGCGAGCGAATGACCCGATGGATCCGCGGAGC
The sequence above is a segment of the Candidatus Binatia bacterium genome. Coding sequences within it:
- a CDS encoding polyprenyl synthetase family protein, with translation MRLDQYLEKKRRLIDRALDRYLPATSVPDRLVEAMRYSLLGGGKRVRPILSLAACEAVGGNSETVLPFACAIEMIHTYSLIHDDLPAMDNDELRRGRPTNHIVFGEALAILAGDALLTEAFRIMGEAALSAGVRQRRALQVLTEVAMAAGPRGLVGGQAADIAAQDRQADLPLVEYIHVRKTGELIRVSVRAGAILGGARPGQLRQLSRYAEFLGLAFQIADDILDEEGSLQVTGKIGGGDRRQHKATFPAVLGLPASKQRVRELLSQALEELDSFGDEAEPLRQIAQLIVARASVA
- the xseB gene encoding exodeoxyribonuclease VII small subunit, with protein sequence MSDQTLQSFEATMHALEDIVRRLERGDMSLEDALAAFEEGIRLVKALNERLTEVEARIEVLTRTDSGELNLTPLNSDLKE
- the xseA gene encoding exodeoxyribonuclease VII large subunit, which encodes MTFAEAPRAGSTPFLSVSELTQLIRETLETHIDTVWVVGEISNFKVPSSGHFYFVIKDEGAQIAAVMFKGANRGLAFKPEDGLKVLVRGHVSLYEPRGHLQLYVEFMEPVGIGSVQLALEQLKQRLHAEGLFDPQRKRPLPPLPRCIGIVTALTGAAIRDILTVLHRRFPHVRVIIRPVRVQGKEAPTEIVAALRDLQEVPAVDVIIVGRGGGSKEDLWAFNDEVVARAIAACRVPVVSAVGHEIDITIADLAADVRAPTPTAAATLVVPELKELANRIEHQRRLLVSAFSRVLQLYRQRLDQLAHRLRDPRHTVENLRLRLDELAERAELAITRRTERERQRLRALADRLSALSPLGVLNRGYAIVKKLPAGTIVRDAASLTAGDAVQIQFARGRTHALVRETEG
- a CDS encoding S41 family peptidase, whose translation is MKQHTGWLTKIVWAIVLGGTIYLLSYSASRVSAVAKDAYDSIEVFTNVLTLVQRNYVDPVTTKQLIEGAITGMLTALDPHSAYLPPESYKELQVDTRGTFGGLGIEITIRNNVLTVVSPIEDTPAYRAGIKPGDQIIKIDEEFTKDMPLTEAVRRMRGAPGTKVRLTLRREGVVKPIELTLTREVIKIQSVKSRLLEKGYAYVRITQFQERTDDDLQKALAKLEQDNGGPLSGLILDLRNNPGGLLTQAIKVADEFIDSGLVVYTDGRLESQKQKYFAHKQGSRTDFPMIVLVNSGSASASEIVAGALQDHRRALILGTQTFGKGSVQTILPLEENSAIRLTTARYYTPNGRSIQATGITPDIVLDNPTTLAAAGGPSLPRIREENLPRHLRSPHDREESPPNEEETEEPQEVPEALQVREGELGRDPQLDRALELLKSWNVFKTVVAGRTP
- a CDS encoding class I SAM-dependent methyltransferase codes for the protein MRSFESAQAHESKLYAELSYLYDFIFTRIFAPRIHRVIRSLEIPPGARVLEVGVGTGLSLDAYPEHAEVVGIDLAADMLDKAEDKLRRHGWRHIKLLQMDALNLKFEDDSFDFVTAFHVVSVVPDARKLMTEILRVLRPQGTLAIVNHFRSPNRFFAALDRLMEPVTLRLGWHTLDLRDVLVGLPLEVIELYKTSRRSLFTILVARNAKAPLVVGSRASESSVSWERTELAPAS